A single genomic interval of Arthrobacter sp. NicSoilB8 harbors:
- a CDS encoding ABC transporter substrate-binding protein, which yields MAPRTKASLVVGVVAAAALALSGCGTSGGSGSSPSAQPVKTEIGTGEGQLSILGWPGYVEDGSNDPAVDWVHPFEQETQCKVSFKPFGTSDEAVTLMRTGQYDVVSASGDASLRLIAGQDVQPVNMSLLKNYPDIYPFLKDKAWNTVNGINYGMPHGWGANLLMYSTDKVTPAPTSWSAVFDDAAKNTGKVTAYDSPIYIADAAVYLMAHKPELNIKNPYALDKDQLAAAVDLLKQQRTHIGEYWSDVVKEVQAFTSGSTVVGTTWQVGANIAATDGAKVATLVPEEGATGWSDTWMIGSKTKNQNCAYKWLDYIASPKVNAQVAEYFGESPANAKSCELTKDPKHCETYHSGDTAYAEKIWYWTTPVADCLDGRKDVKCTDYSQWTKSWTEIKG from the coding sequence ATGGCACCAAGAACGAAGGCCTCCCTCGTGGTCGGGGTGGTTGCGGCGGCAGCGCTCGCGCTGTCCGGTTGCGGAACAAGCGGCGGATCGGGTTCCTCGCCGTCAGCGCAGCCGGTCAAGACCGAGATCGGCACCGGTGAAGGCCAGCTGTCCATCCTCGGATGGCCCGGGTATGTCGAGGACGGCAGCAATGACCCGGCGGTGGACTGGGTTCATCCGTTCGAACAAGAGACCCAGTGCAAGGTCAGCTTCAAGCCGTTCGGCACCTCCGACGAGGCCGTGACGCTCATGCGCACCGGGCAGTACGACGTCGTCTCGGCGTCGGGTGATGCCTCACTGCGCCTGATCGCCGGCCAGGATGTCCAGCCGGTCAACATGAGCCTGCTGAAGAACTACCCGGACATCTACCCGTTCCTGAAGGACAAGGCCTGGAACACTGTCAACGGCATCAACTACGGGATGCCCCACGGCTGGGGCGCCAACCTGCTGATGTACTCCACGGACAAGGTCACCCCGGCCCCCACTTCCTGGAGCGCGGTGTTTGACGACGCCGCCAAGAACACCGGCAAGGTCACGGCCTACGATTCACCCATCTACATTGCCGACGCCGCCGTATACCTCATGGCGCACAAGCCGGAGCTGAACATCAAGAACCCCTACGCCCTCGACAAGGACCAGCTGGCCGCCGCCGTGGATCTGCTCAAGCAGCAGCGCACCCACATCGGCGAGTACTGGAGCGACGTCGTCAAGGAGGTCCAGGCCTTCACCTCCGGGAGCACCGTGGTCGGCACCACCTGGCAGGTCGGGGCGAACATCGCGGCGACCGACGGCGCCAAGGTCGCGACCCTCGTTCCGGAAGAAGGCGCCACCGGCTGGTCGGACACCTGGATGATCGGGTCCAAGACCAAGAACCAGAACTGCGCCTACAAGTGGCTTGACTACATTGCCAGTCCCAAGGTGAACGCCCAGGTGGCGGAATACTTTGGCGAATCCCCGGCCAATGCCAAGTCCTGCGAGCTGACCAAGGATCCCAAGCACTGCGAGACCTACCACTCCGGTGATACGGCCTACGCCGAAAAGATCTGGTACTGGACCACCCCGGTGGCCGACTGCCTCGACGGCCGCAAGGACGTCAAGTGCACCGACTATTCGCAATGGACCAAGTCCTGGACGGAAATCAAGGGCTGA
- a CDS encoding ABC transporter permease translates to MRLSRSAKVVLGVVSGLVLLFIYTPLMLVVVNSFNADRTFGWPPKGFTLEWWGKAFDSPGVREAVVSSLWVAVVATLVSLLLGTLLAMSLQRYKFFGRDVISLLVILPIALPGVVTGIALNNMFTTILGVPLSLWTVVIAHATFCMVTVFNNVIARLRRMSAGLEEASADLGAGVFTTFGLVTFPQLRSALLAGGLLAFALSFDEIIVTTFTIGAGETTLPIWILQNLFRPNQAPVVNVVAVVLIVVSIVPIWLAQRLSGDSVGVSEARVKAE, encoded by the coding sequence ATGAGACTGTCCCGTAGCGCCAAAGTGGTCCTGGGTGTCGTTTCCGGGCTGGTGCTGTTGTTCATCTACACCCCGCTGATGCTGGTAGTGGTGAACTCGTTCAACGCGGACCGGACGTTCGGCTGGCCGCCCAAGGGCTTCACGCTGGAGTGGTGGGGCAAGGCTTTTGACTCGCCCGGGGTCAGGGAGGCCGTTGTGTCCTCGCTGTGGGTGGCAGTGGTCGCGACCCTCGTCTCGCTGCTGCTGGGCACGCTGCTGGCGATGTCATTGCAGCGTTACAAGTTCTTCGGCCGCGACGTCATCAGCCTCCTGGTGATCCTGCCGATCGCGCTGCCCGGCGTTGTCACCGGCATCGCCCTGAACAACATGTTCACCACCATCCTGGGGGTGCCGCTGAGCTTGTGGACCGTGGTGATCGCGCACGCGACGTTCTGCATGGTGACCGTGTTCAACAATGTCATTGCCCGGCTACGCCGAATGAGTGCCGGCCTGGAGGAAGCCTCCGCCGATCTCGGCGCCGGCGTCTTCACCACGTTCGGCCTGGTGACATTCCCCCAGCTGCGTTCCGCCCTGCTGGCCGGCGGCCTGCTGGCGTTCGCGCTGAGCTTCGACGAGATCATCGTGACCACGTTCACGATCGGGGCCGGCGAGACCACGCTGCCGATCTGGATCCTGCAGAACCTCTTCCGGCCGAACCAGGCGCCGGTGGTCAACGTCGTCGCCGTCGTGCTGATCGTGGTCTCGATCGTTCCCATCTGGCTCGCGCAGCGGCTCTCCGGGGACTCCGTCGGCGTCAGCGAGGCCCGCGTGAAGGCGGAGTAA
- a CDS encoding HutD family protein: MEIIRYAELKASPWRNGGGVTRELARYPRMPSAQDTAWDWRVSIAEVSKAGAFSTFPGMDRVLTVIEGELLLLSVDGAEHPLEKYRPFRFSGDADSAGALPTGDIRDLNVITRNGAFKGYTSIIELSKKRAHPVFAGQFGILLQGSATVSPGTAAGPATGPTPDAGLPSGVTEAEAETAAERVELNRYDAVVGSDTATPEILGRGFLVVVSIDPAA; encoded by the coding sequence ATGGAGATCATCCGCTATGCCGAACTCAAAGCAAGCCCCTGGCGCAACGGCGGCGGCGTAACACGCGAACTGGCACGTTATCCGCGAATGCCGTCCGCGCAGGACACCGCCTGGGACTGGCGGGTTAGCATTGCCGAGGTTTCCAAGGCGGGCGCCTTTTCCACCTTTCCCGGGATGGACCGCGTGCTGACCGTGATTGAGGGCGAATTGCTGCTCCTGAGCGTCGACGGCGCCGAGCACCCGCTCGAGAAGTACCGGCCGTTCCGGTTTTCCGGCGACGCGGACTCTGCCGGGGCCCTGCCCACCGGAGACATCAGGGACCTGAACGTCATCACCCGCAACGGCGCCTTCAAGGGCTACACGTCCATCATCGAGTTGTCCAAGAAACGCGCCCATCCGGTGTTCGCGGGCCAGTTCGGCATCCTCCTGCAGGGCTCCGCCACCGTCAGCCCCGGAACCGCGGCCGGCCCCGCGACTGGACCCACGCCCGACGCCGGCCTGCCCTCCGGGGTGACCGAGGCTGAGGCGGAGACAGCGGCGGAGCGCGTGGAGCTGAACCGTTACGACGCCGTCGTCGGCTCCGACACGGCGACGCCGGAAATCCTGGGCCGCGGCTTCCTGGTGGTCGTGTCCATTGACCCGGCGGCCTGA
- a CDS encoding ABC transporter permease, which yields MAIQTQHLPPGSPRGSGGVPRAKANTFSALLHRRPRLRLAALLTAPAGWLVLVYIAALAALLITAFWTVDTFTGEVSTVWTTENIVTVLTDPVYQRITLRTLWIAVAVTVIDMILALPIAFFIAKVAGARWEKLLVVAVLMPLWASYLVKAYAWRNVLAEGGLLEWLGAPIGLSSPGYGETAVILTLSYIWLPYMILPIYAGFDRVPDSLLEASGDLGAKPLTTMRLVMLPLLVPSIIAGTIFTFSLSLGDYITAQIVGGATQMLGTVVYANVGAANNLPFAAAVSLVPIAIIMFYLFIVRRSGALNSL from the coding sequence ATGGCTATTCAGACGCAACACCTGCCGCCCGGCTCACCCCGCGGCTCCGGCGGCGTGCCCCGGGCGAAGGCCAACACTTTCTCGGCGCTGCTTCACCGCCGGCCCCGGCTGAGGCTTGCCGCGCTGCTCACGGCCCCGGCCGGCTGGCTGGTGCTCGTCTACATCGCCGCCCTGGCAGCCCTTCTGATCACCGCATTCTGGACCGTGGACACCTTCACCGGGGAGGTGTCCACGGTCTGGACCACCGAGAACATCGTCACGGTCCTGACTGATCCGGTGTATCAGCGGATCACGCTGCGGACGTTGTGGATCGCCGTGGCGGTCACCGTGATCGACATGATCCTGGCCCTGCCTATCGCGTTCTTCATCGCCAAGGTGGCCGGCGCCCGCTGGGAGAAACTGCTCGTCGTGGCCGTGCTGATGCCGCTGTGGGCAAGCTACCTCGTCAAGGCCTACGCCTGGCGGAATGTCCTCGCCGAGGGCGGCCTGCTGGAGTGGCTGGGGGCGCCGATCGGCCTGTCGTCGCCGGGCTACGGCGAGACCGCCGTGATCCTGACCCTGTCCTACATCTGGCTGCCGTACATGATCCTGCCGATTTACGCGGGCTTTGACCGGGTGCCCGACTCCCTGCTGGAAGCCTCCGGGGACCTGGGCGCGAAGCCGCTGACCACCATGCGCCTCGTGATGCTTCCGCTGCTGGTCCCCTCCATCATCGCCGGCACGATCTTCACGTTCTCTCTGTCCCTGGGCGACTACATCACCGCGCAGATCGTCGGCGGGGCCACCCAGATGCTCGGCACGGTGGTCTACGCCAACGTCGGCGCCGCGAACAACCTGCCCTTTGCCGCTGCGGTATCGCTGGTTCCGATCGCCATCATCATGTTCTACCTTTTCATCGTCCGCCGTTCCGGCGCCCTGAACAGCCTGTAG
- a CDS encoding phosphoribosylanthranilate isomerase, producing MFVKVCGLSTPDSVRAAAGAGADAVGFVLTRSPREVTPEQVRNLLTHVPDGLPAVGVFRHEAAADAVVLARQAGLAWIQLHGDRSPADVRTVHDAGMKLIRAVTMAAAPEAFDDWGEELLLIDAAVPGSGEAWDYGSVRAKALDGRKWLLAGGLDPANVARAAAEAGAWGVDVSSGVESARGVKDLAKIRDFVRSAKSAE from the coding sequence ATGTTTGTCAAAGTGTGCGGTCTCAGCACCCCGGATTCCGTCCGCGCCGCGGCCGGCGCCGGCGCGGACGCGGTCGGCTTCGTCCTGACCCGCAGCCCCCGTGAGGTCACACCGGAACAGGTCAGGAACCTCCTCACCCACGTCCCGGACGGCCTGCCCGCGGTGGGAGTGTTCCGGCACGAGGCGGCCGCCGACGCCGTTGTCCTCGCCCGCCAGGCCGGCCTGGCCTGGATCCAGCTTCACGGCGACCGCTCACCCGCGGACGTCCGGACAGTGCACGACGCCGGCATGAAGCTGATCCGTGCCGTCACCATGGCCGCCGCACCGGAAGCCTTCGACGACTGGGGCGAGGAGTTGCTCCTGATCGACGCAGCCGTCCCCGGCTCCGGCGAAGCCTGGGACTACGGCTCGGTACGTGCGAAGGCTCTTGACGGGCGGAAGTGGCTTCTCGCCGGCGGCCTCGATCCGGCCAACGTGGCCCGGGCAGCGGCGGAAGCCGGCGCCTGGGGCGTCGATGTCTCCTCCGGCGTCGAGTCGGCACGCGGCGTCAAGGACCTGGCCAAGATCAGGGACTTCGTGCGGTCAGCCAAATCGGCGGAATGA